From Streptomyces chrestomyceticus JCM 4735, one genomic window encodes:
- a CDS encoding non-ribosomal peptide synthetase, with product MTALTTGLPGLVAHFARTTPDALAVTDGETFLTYAELAAEARAFARVLRDRGVRPGAAVGVLLPHSVPLVVTQLAVWWAGGHYVPLDADYPAPRIATMLETAGAALTVGDKDLVEAAGIPGDRALPPPARTAEHTGDDAPAPAEDAYDPDAVAYVMFTSGSTGQPKGVAVTHQGIARLAHRPEYVTVTPRDRVLFHSPVTFDAAAFEVWAPLANGAAVAVSTADRLSPTGLARDAERLGATVTVLTTALFHHLAARRSPLFGVLRGVLVGGEALSAQHSRSVLRAHPWLELVNGYGPTEATTFATAHRVTDADCDAPPPIGRPIAGTTAYVMDEHGRPVAPGVRGELWLGGPRLALGYVGQPDRTAEAFVGHPTAGRLYRTGDVVSARPDGTLDFHGRTDDQIKVRGFRIEPGEIEHALREHTGVADAAVVVQRPAPDDARLVAFVVREDGAAAGAAALRAHLEGRLPAHLVPNAWAFVDALPMTGVGKVDRRALAGRTVEGGGEPDGGAEAGSPPAAVDGLSPLQQVVADLWSQALGHPVDDPEADFIALGGHSLLALCVVEDLREDLGVELSLADFFAAPTVAAQAAHVERALLHLHEGPGAPGDGPTASTASEDLR from the coding sequence ATGACGGCCCTCACGACCGGCCTGCCCGGACTCGTCGCGCACTTCGCCCGCACCACCCCCGACGCGCTCGCGGTGACCGACGGGGAAACGTTCCTGACGTACGCGGAACTCGCCGCGGAGGCCCGTGCCTTCGCCCGGGTGCTGCGGGACCGCGGCGTGCGCCCCGGCGCCGCCGTCGGCGTCCTGCTGCCGCACTCGGTGCCCCTCGTGGTCACCCAGCTCGCCGTCTGGTGGGCGGGCGGGCACTACGTACCGCTGGACGCCGACTACCCCGCGCCGCGCATCGCGACCATGCTGGAGACGGCCGGAGCGGCACTGACGGTCGGTGACAAGGACCTGGTGGAGGCGGCGGGCATCCCCGGTGACCGGGCGCTGCCGCCGCCCGCCCGCACGGCGGAACACACCGGGGACGACGCGCCCGCGCCCGCCGAAGACGCCTACGACCCGGACGCCGTCGCCTACGTGATGTTCACCTCCGGCTCGACCGGGCAGCCCAAGGGCGTGGCCGTCACCCACCAGGGCATCGCGCGCCTGGCGCACCGGCCGGAGTACGTGACCGTCACGCCCCGCGACCGGGTGCTGTTCCACTCCCCCGTCACGTTCGACGCCGCCGCCTTCGAGGTGTGGGCTCCGCTGGCCAACGGCGCCGCGGTCGCGGTCTCGACCGCCGACCGGCTCTCGCCGACCGGCCTGGCGCGGGACGCGGAGCGCCTCGGTGCGACCGTCACCGTGCTGACCACCGCTCTCTTCCACCACCTGGCCGCCCGCCGGTCCCCGCTCTTCGGGGTGCTGCGCGGCGTGCTGGTGGGCGGCGAGGCACTGTCCGCGCAGCACTCGCGCTCCGTACTGCGCGCCCACCCGTGGCTGGAACTGGTCAACGGGTACGGGCCGACCGAGGCGACCACCTTCGCCACGGCGCACCGCGTGACGGACGCCGACTGCGACGCCCCGCCGCCCATCGGCCGCCCGATCGCCGGGACGACCGCGTACGTCATGGACGAACACGGCCGACCGGTGGCGCCGGGCGTACGCGGCGAACTGTGGCTCGGCGGCCCGCGGCTGGCACTCGGCTACGTCGGACAGCCGGACCGTACGGCGGAAGCCTTCGTCGGCCACCCGACGGCCGGGCGGCTCTATCGCACCGGCGACGTGGTATCGGCGCGCCCCGACGGCACGCTGGACTTCCACGGCCGGACCGACGACCAGATCAAGGTCCGCGGCTTCCGGATCGAGCCGGGCGAGATCGAGCACGCGCTGCGCGAGCACACCGGGGTCGCCGACGCGGCCGTGGTCGTCCAGCGTCCGGCGCCGGACGACGCGCGGCTGGTGGCCTTCGTCGTACGGGAGGACGGTGCGGCCGCCGGAGCGGCGGCACTGCGCGCCCACCTGGAGGGCCGCCTGCCGGCCCATCTCGTGCCCAACGCGTGGGCGTTCGTGGACGCGCTCCCGATGACCGGCGTCGGCAAGGTGGACCGGCGGGCGCTGGCCGGCCGGACGGTGGAGGGGGGCGGGGAACCGGACGGTGGCGCGGAGGCCGGGAGCCCCCCGGCCGCTGTCGACGGCCTCTCGCCCCTCCAGCAGGTCGTCGCCGACCTGTGGAGCCAGGCCCTGGGCCACCCGGTGGACGACCCCGAGGCGGACTTCATCGCGCTCGGCGGGCACTCGCTGCTGGCGCTGTGCGTCGTGGAGGACCTCCGCGAGGACCTCGGCGTGGAGCTGTCGCTCGCCGACTTCTTCGCCGCCCCCACCGTCGCCGCCCAGGCGGCACACGTCGAACGGGCGCTGCTGCACCTGCACGAGGGCCCGGGCGCGCCCGGCGACGGGCCGACCGCCTCAACCGCTTCGGAGGACCTGCGATGA
- a CDS encoding non-ribosomal peptide synthetase, protein MSTSAHERPGSSPQDDLLSIAYGAAPGTPAGAADRSDILARYEHWVRGTPDAPAVEDGELSWSYAEVDALAHVVAESLRGRVSPGDLVGVCLDRSAALVAVAVGLARLGAVYLPLGPRPGEHRLTAVTERLGVACLVGDPALLPTAYRTGAGTSTLSLPLPSEGANAAGSVVAAFRAGPVTATAPTAPPGTFYAVLTSGSTGTPKAVAVGRPSLGSLLDWYHAYTGARPGDRHSLLIGVSFDPHLKELWAALTSGGTLSVPPEEVRWDPDALTGWWRRARVSVAILPTPLAETVLERPWPELPDLRHLVVGGDRLRRRPAPQVTARVHNAYGPAEATVVTTVHHVGADEGDTAPPPIGTPVDGAVVCVTDEAGRVVPRGEAGELRIGGDVLSLGYLDADLTAARFVAPPDGVTGTARVYRTGDRVRMRPDGVLDFLGRLDDQVKVSGVRVELAEVEAAFEHHPGVRRSAVAVRTATGGVTRLVAFVLPVPGAPVPTADELIREARGWLPEQAVPAVVRFLDSFPLDANGKVDRAALLAAEEAAADGAAAPEGDGTPQSPTEELVLRLCRDLLGNQVLGTGDNFAAAGGNSLSTARLLTGIEEHCGVRLRAPEVLRQPDLRALAALVDTRRAAADLAGV, encoded by the coding sequence ATGAGTACTTCAGCGCACGAGCGTCCCGGCAGCAGTCCGCAGGACGACCTGCTCAGCATCGCGTACGGCGCCGCACCCGGTACGCCGGCGGGGGCCGCCGACCGGTCCGACATCCTCGCCCGGTACGAGCACTGGGTGCGCGGCACCCCCGACGCGCCTGCCGTCGAGGACGGCGAACTGTCCTGGAGCTACGCCGAGGTGGACGCCCTGGCGCACGTCGTGGCCGAGTCGCTGCGCGGCCGGGTGTCCCCCGGTGACCTGGTCGGTGTGTGCCTCGACCGCTCGGCCGCGCTGGTCGCGGTGGCGGTCGGGCTCGCCCGGCTCGGTGCCGTCTACCTGCCGCTGGGGCCGCGCCCCGGCGAGCACCGGCTGACGGCGGTGACCGAGCGGCTGGGCGTGGCCTGCCTCGTCGGCGACCCCGCGCTGCTGCCGACGGCGTACCGTACGGGGGCCGGGACGAGCACCCTGTCCCTGCCGCTGCCTTCCGAGGGCGCCAACGCGGCCGGCAGCGTCGTGGCCGCGTTCCGCGCCGGGCCCGTCACCGCCACCGCGCCGACCGCTCCGCCCGGCACCTTCTACGCCGTACTGACCTCGGGTTCCACCGGCACCCCGAAGGCCGTCGCGGTGGGCCGTCCGTCGCTCGGCTCGCTGCTGGACTGGTACCACGCGTACACCGGGGCCCGGCCCGGGGATCGGCACAGCCTGCTGATCGGGGTCTCCTTCGACCCGCACCTCAAGGAGCTGTGGGCGGCGCTCACCTCCGGTGGCACGCTGAGCGTGCCGCCCGAGGAGGTGCGCTGGGACCCGGACGCCCTCACCGGCTGGTGGCGGCGCGCCAGGGTGTCCGTCGCCATCCTGCCCACGCCGCTCGCCGAGACCGTCCTCGAACGGCCCTGGCCCGAACTCCCCGACCTGCGCCACCTGGTGGTGGGCGGCGACCGGCTGCGCCGCCGTCCCGCGCCGCAGGTCACGGCCCGGGTGCACAACGCCTACGGGCCCGCCGAGGCCACCGTCGTCACCACGGTGCACCACGTCGGGGCCGACGAGGGCGACACCGCTCCCCCGCCGATCGGCACACCTGTCGACGGCGCCGTCGTCTGCGTCACCGACGAGGCGGGCCGGGTGGTCCCGCGCGGCGAGGCCGGTGAACTGCGCATCGGCGGCGATGTGCTGTCGCTCGGCTACCTGGACGCGGACCTGACGGCGGCCCGTTTCGTGGCCCCGCCGGACGGCGTCACCGGGACCGCCCGGGTCTACCGCACCGGCGACCGGGTACGGATGCGGCCCGACGGGGTGCTGGACTTCCTCGGGCGGCTGGACGACCAGGTCAAGGTGAGCGGCGTACGCGTCGAACTCGCCGAGGTGGAGGCCGCGTTCGAGCACCACCCGGGCGTACGGCGGTCCGCGGTCGCCGTGCGGACCGCCACGGGCGGGGTCACCCGGCTCGTCGCCTTCGTCCTGCCCGTCCCCGGCGCGCCGGTGCCGACCGCGGACGAGCTGATCCGCGAGGCCCGCGGCTGGCTGCCCGAACAGGCCGTACCGGCCGTCGTACGGTTCCTCGACAGCTTCCCGCTGGACGCCAACGGCAAGGTCGACCGGGCCGCACTCCTGGCGGCCGAAGAGGCGGCGGCCGACGGAGCCGCGGCTCCGGAGGGTGACGGCACACCGCAGTCGCCGACCGAAGAACTGGTCCTGCGGCTCTGCCGCGACCTGCTCGGCAACCAGGTCCTCGGCACGGGCGACAACTTCGCCGCGGCCGGCGGCAACTCCCTGTCCACCGCCCGGCTGCTCACCGGCATCGAGGAGCACTGCGGCGTACGGCTGCGGGCGCCCGAGGTGCTGCGGCAGCCCGACCTGCGGGCGCTGGCGGCGCTGGTGGACACCCGGCGTGCCGCCGCCGACCTGGCGGGGGTGTGA
- a CDS encoding acyl-CoA dehydrogenase family protein, giving the protein MSSSPSSVLEAGHRELVASFETFIRKELVPLAADLPEDADLPPAELRDYVRRRSAALGFYAGDYPEELGGSGMPFTAVVLLHHAAGRSGCPLAPYALAGSDGPSPLLRHGTAEQIERYLKPLVRGEAVRCLALTEPHAGSDAFQLTTTAVRDEATGEWVLKGRKTFVSNADRADFTLVIASAGGEPTAFVVEAGNPGLRIGQRYDGMSGEPLYELLLEDARVPEDAVIGGPDGVGSALGNGMDSLSRGRLVVAAMCDGIAEYALEQGIAYARERRAFGERIGAYQHVQEHLVTSRAEIEAAKLLTLACARLVDDGTEAPENAALAKLTSSETAVRVVDRALQVHGATGWVRGHPLEFLYRYVRSMTIIEGTSEIQKVIVARSMGLG; this is encoded by the coding sequence GTGAGCAGCTCCCCCTCGTCGGTCCTGGAGGCCGGCCACCGGGAACTGGTGGCGTCCTTCGAGACGTTCATACGCAAGGAGCTGGTGCCGCTGGCGGCGGACCTGCCGGAGGACGCCGACCTGCCCCCGGCCGAGCTGCGGGACTATGTGCGCCGTCGCTCGGCGGCCCTCGGCTTCTACGCGGGCGACTATCCCGAGGAGCTGGGCGGCTCCGGTATGCCGTTCACCGCCGTGGTGCTGCTGCACCACGCGGCGGGCCGCAGCGGCTGCCCCCTCGCGCCGTACGCCCTCGCCGGTTCCGACGGCCCGAGCCCGCTGCTGCGGCACGGTACCGCGGAGCAGATCGAGCGCTATCTCAAGCCGCTGGTGCGCGGCGAGGCGGTGCGCTGCCTGGCGCTGACCGAACCGCACGCGGGCTCGGACGCGTTCCAGCTCACCACCACGGCCGTGCGGGACGAGGCGACCGGCGAGTGGGTGCTCAAGGGCCGCAAGACCTTCGTGAGCAACGCGGACCGGGCGGACTTCACCCTGGTCATAGCCTCGGCCGGAGGTGAGCCGACGGCCTTCGTCGTGGAGGCGGGCAATCCGGGGCTGCGGATCGGGCAGCGGTACGACGGCATGTCGGGCGAGCCTCTGTACGAGCTGCTGCTGGAGGACGCGCGGGTGCCGGAGGACGCGGTGATCGGCGGCCCCGACGGGGTCGGTTCGGCGCTCGGCAACGGCATGGACAGCCTGTCCCGGGGCCGCCTGGTGGTGGCCGCGATGTGCGACGGCATCGCCGAGTACGCGCTGGAGCAGGGCATCGCGTACGCCCGTGAGCGGCGGGCCTTCGGCGAGCGCATCGGCGCGTACCAGCACGTGCAGGAGCACCTGGTGACCAGCCGCGCGGAGATCGAGGCGGCCAAGCTGCTGACGCTGGCCTGCGCGCGGCTGGTGGACGACGGCACGGAGGCGCCGGAGAACGCCGCGCTGGCCAAGCTGACCTCGTCGGAGACCGCGGTGCGGGTGGTGGACCGGGCCCTTCAGGTGCACGGCGCCACGGGGTGGGTGCGCGGGCACCCGCTGGAGTTCCTGTACCGCTATGTCCGGTCGATGACGATCATCGAGGGCACCTCGGAGATCCAGAAGGTGATCGTCGCCCGGTCCATGGGTCTCGGCTGA
- a CDS encoding non-ribosomal peptide synthetase yields the protein MFGLSPSQDVVWLHEQMLPGSRAYNFTASIDLWGRLDEAALRTALGATLDRHAGLRLELVERPGEVPEQRVRERCTPRMRTVDLSQEADPEAAFQELLRAEAETPLDTTEAPLLRWCLARLGERHHRVVHVEHHLIHDGHSFAILLDDVFTVYRGQVLGEPVELSAARSYEEHARAAAVADRQASLAHWTAELSDATFDLPLPGLARPGAQRRHAGGQLRQAIGADLAERLRESSRAQGHTPFSTLLSLFAELLRRHSGRTDIVVGTAVGNRPVGFEGTVGMFVNTIPLRLRPDPAAAALETVDEVTDTLIRALPHQEVPVQELTRALGRHTSGADNPLFSVMFSAHDAALPEIEVPELEVALYEGFNTGTTRFDLDLVLMPDDRRTVGPRQGAAGMTLVWDYDRDLFGEDVVRLLSERFLDVLRAYLATPDAPLASLGASLGADRQEAGAGDAESGAALPTDEVLDPVARQDPARPALVGGAQSLTYGQLGAQVDDLARRLRAAGVTEGRPVAAVLPRGTDSVVTLLACLRTGAVYCPLSPNDPATRLKTLVERLNPALVLATRESALSLPAEGLPVALLDGPAFPEAAAPAQDAGPDAFKDAAYVIHTSGSTGLPKPVVVSRAALAQHARATADRYGLTERDRVLLFAQPSFDVALEEVLPSLLAGACLVLPQREVPTPDELTAVLAARRVTVANLPTSYFLAVRQELGEALRDGRWAPRTIVLGGERLPVGALRELFDAVDAAAGSPSVAVLNAYGVTEAAITSTVHEVTRADLRDGAEVPLGVELPGTRVHVLDTGLRPLPAGAVGELAVAGAGLADGYFGNAQATAERFVTPDALGGERVYRTGDLGYRDLAGRLCFLGRRDNQVKLRGYRIELEEVEAAASAELGGRSSAVVLDPGGPAGPRLIGFLESRAGDGAGLDEQELHAALSRRLPTALVPSRWIRLDAMPTLQGGKPDRAALTRRVAELPPEEAAGSTAAEGSGEPADPEVALLAEAWREVLGHDDFTPASHFFQIGGHSLLAAQLAAWLEPRLGSRPPLRLFFQNPVLADQARAVREVAA from the coding sequence ATGTTCGGACTCTCACCGTCCCAGGACGTCGTCTGGCTGCACGAGCAGATGCTGCCGGGCAGCCGTGCCTACAACTTCACGGCGTCGATCGACCTCTGGGGCCGGCTCGACGAGGCGGCCCTGCGCACCGCGCTCGGCGCCACCCTGGACCGGCACGCCGGCCTGCGCCTCGAACTCGTCGAGCGGCCGGGCGAGGTACCCGAACAGCGGGTACGCGAACGATGTACGCCGCGGATGCGCACCGTGGACCTGTCCCAGGAGGCCGACCCGGAGGCCGCGTTCCAGGAGCTGCTGCGGGCCGAGGCCGAGACGCCGCTCGACACCACCGAGGCGCCGCTGCTGCGCTGGTGCCTGGCCCGGCTGGGCGAGCGGCACCACCGTGTCGTGCACGTCGAGCACCACCTGATCCACGACGGTCACTCCTTCGCGATCCTGCTGGACGACGTGTTCACCGTGTACCGGGGTCAGGTGCTGGGCGAGCCGGTGGAGCTGTCGGCGGCACGCTCGTACGAGGAGCACGCGCGCGCCGCGGCCGTCGCCGACCGGCAGGCGAGCCTGGCGCACTGGACGGCCGAGCTGTCGGACGCCACCTTCGACCTGCCGCTGCCCGGTCTCGCCCGGCCCGGTGCGCAGCGCCGCCACGCGGGCGGGCAGCTCCGCCAGGCCATCGGTGCCGACCTGGCCGAGCGGCTGCGGGAGAGCAGCCGCGCCCAGGGGCACACGCCGTTCTCCACGCTGCTGAGCCTGTTCGCGGAGCTGTTGCGCCGGCACAGCGGACGGACCGACATCGTTGTCGGTACGGCGGTGGGCAACCGTCCGGTGGGCTTCGAGGGCACCGTCGGCATGTTCGTCAACACCATCCCGCTGCGCCTGCGGCCGGACCCGGCCGCCGCGGCGCTGGAGACGGTGGACGAGGTCACCGACACGCTGATCCGGGCGCTGCCGCACCAGGAGGTGCCGGTGCAGGAGCTGACCCGGGCGCTCGGGCGGCACACCTCCGGCGCGGACAACCCGCTGTTCAGCGTGATGTTCAGCGCGCACGACGCGGCGCTGCCGGAGATCGAGGTGCCGGAGCTGGAGGTGGCGCTCTACGAGGGCTTCAACACCGGTACCACGCGCTTCGACCTGGACCTGGTGCTGATGCCGGACGACCGGCGGACGGTCGGCCCACGGCAGGGCGCCGCGGGGATGACGCTGGTGTGGGACTACGACCGTGACCTGTTCGGCGAGGACGTGGTCCGGCTCCTGTCGGAACGTTTCCTCGACGTCCTGCGCGCCTACCTGGCGACGCCGGACGCGCCGCTGGCCTCCCTGGGGGCCTCGCTGGGAGCCGACCGGCAGGAGGCCGGTGCCGGTGACGCGGAGAGCGGTGCGGCCCTCCCCACCGACGAGGTGCTCGACCCGGTCGCCCGCCAGGACCCCGCCCGCCCGGCCCTCGTCGGCGGCGCCCAGAGCCTGACGTACGGTCAGCTCGGTGCCCAGGTCGACGACCTGGCGCGCCGGCTCCGCGCGGCCGGAGTGACCGAGGGCCGTCCGGTGGCCGCCGTCCTCCCGCGCGGCACGGACTCCGTCGTCACGCTGCTCGCCTGCCTGCGGACCGGCGCCGTGTACTGCCCCCTCTCCCCCAACGACCCGGCCACCCGCCTGAAGACGCTGGTGGAACGGCTGAACCCGGCGCTGGTGCTGGCCACCCGGGAGAGCGCGCTGTCCCTCCCGGCCGAAGGGCTGCCGGTGGCGCTGCTGGACGGCCCCGCGTTCCCCGAAGCTGCGGCCCCGGCTCAGGACGCGGGCCCGGACGCCTTCAAGGACGCCGCCTACGTGATCCACACCTCCGGCTCCACCGGCCTGCCCAAGCCGGTCGTAGTGAGCCGGGCGGCGCTGGCGCAGCACGCCCGCGCCACGGCGGACCGGTACGGCCTGACGGAGCGGGACCGGGTACTGCTCTTCGCCCAGCCGTCCTTCGACGTGGCGCTGGAGGAGGTGCTGCCGTCGCTGCTGGCCGGTGCCTGCCTGGTGCTGCCGCAGCGCGAGGTGCCCACCCCGGACGAGCTGACCGCGGTCCTCGCGGCCCGTCGCGTCACCGTCGCCAACCTGCCGACCAGCTACTTCCTCGCCGTACGGCAGGAGCTGGGCGAGGCGCTGCGGGACGGCCGCTGGGCGCCGCGCACGATCGTCCTGGGCGGTGAGCGGCTGCCGGTCGGTGCGCTGCGCGAGCTGTTCGACGCCGTGGACGCCGCCGCCGGGTCGCCGTCGGTCGCCGTCCTCAACGCGTACGGCGTGACCGAGGCGGCGATCACCAGCACCGTCCACGAGGTGACCCGCGCGGACCTGCGGGACGGTGCCGAGGTGCCGCTCGGCGTGGAACTGCCGGGCACCCGGGTGCATGTGCTCGACACCGGGCTGCGGCCGCTGCCCGCGGGCGCGGTCGGTGAACTGGCCGTCGCGGGCGCCGGGCTGGCCGACGGGTACTTCGGCAACGCGCAGGCCACCGCCGAGCGCTTCGTGACGCCGGACGCCCTGGGCGGCGAGCGGGTGTACCGCACCGGCGACCTCGGCTACCGGGACCTGGCCGGGCGGCTCTGCTTCCTGGGCCGCCGCGACAACCAGGTCAAGCTGCGCGGCTACCGCATCGAGCTGGAGGAGGTGGAGGCCGCCGCCTCCGCCGAGCTGGGCGGCCGGTCGTCCGCCGTCGTGCTGGACCCGGGCGGGCCCGCCGGGCCGCGGCTGATCGGCTTCCTGGAGTCCCGCGCCGGGGACGGTGCCGGCCTGGACGAGCAGGAGCTGCACGCCGCGCTGTCCCGCCGGCTGCCCACCGCGCTCGTTCCGTCCCGCTGGATACGGCTGGACGCCATGCCGACGCTGCAGGGCGGCAAGCCCGACCGCGCGGCCCTGACCCGCCGGGTGGCCGAACTGCCGCCCGAGGAGGCGGCCGGGAGCACCGCGGCCGAGGGGTCCGGTGAGCCCGCCGACCCGGAGGTGGCGCTGCTCGCCGAGGCGTGGCGTGAGGTGCTGGGCCACGACGACTTCACCCCGGCGTCGCACTTCTTCCAGATCGGCGGCCACTCCCTGCTGGCCGCGCAGCTCGCCGCCTGGCTGGAGCCCCGGCTCGGCAGCCGGCCGCCGCTGCGGCTGTTCTTCCAGAACCCGGTGCTGGCCGACCAGGCCCGTGCGGTGCGGGAGGTGGCGGCGTGA